From Echeneis naucrates chromosome 7, fEcheNa1.1, whole genome shotgun sequence, one genomic window encodes:
- the spsb1 gene encoding SPRY domain-containing SOCS box protein 1, which produces MGQKVPGGIKTIDMRDPAFSPLKLELQALSHTKPSRLDLLLDMPPASVDVQVQHSWNNDDRSLNIFVKDDNKLVFHRHPVAQSTDAIRGRVGYTRGLHVWEISWAMRQRGTHAVVGVATSDAPLHSVGYTALVGSNAESWGWDLCRSKLYHDGKNHPGKTYPAFLEPDDTFIIPDSLLVVLDMDEGTLGYIVDGHYLGVAFRGLKGRKLYPVVSAVWGHCEIRIRYMNGLDPEPLSLMDLCRRSVRVALGRDRLSEIHRLPLPASLKNYLLYQ; this is translated from the exons ATGGGGCAAAAAGTCCCAGGTGGCATCAAAACAATTGATATGCGGGATCCGGCATTCAGCCCCCTGAAGCTGGAGCTCCAGGCCTTGAGTCACACCAAACCGTCTCGACTGGATCTGCTGCTGGACATGCCACCGGCCAGCGTTGATGTCCAGGTGCAGCACTCATGGAATAATGATGACCGGTCTCTCAACATCTTTGTCAAGGACGATAACAAGCTGGTGTTTCACAGACACCCTGTGGCACAGAGCACGGACGCCATCCGGGGCCGTGTTGGATACACAAGGGGACTGCATGTGTGGGAGATCAGCTGGGCCATGCGTCAGAGAGGCACACACGCTGTGGTTGGAGTGGCTACAAGTGATGCCCCGCTACACTCTGTGGGGTACACAGCTTTAGTAGGAAGCAATGCTGAGTCGTGGGGCTGGGACCTGTGCAGGAGTAAACTCTACCACGATGGCAAGAACCACCCAGGAAAAACCTATCCAGCCTTCCTGGAGCCAGACGATACCTTCATTATACCAGATTCCCTTTTAGTAGTCTTGGACATGGACGAGGGGACTCTGGGTTACATAGTGGATGGACATTATTTAGGGGTGGCATTCAGAGGACTTAAGGGCAGGAAGCTATACCCAGTGGTGAGCGCTGTGTGGGGACACTGTGAAATTCGAATCCGGTACATGAATGGTCTTGATC CCGAACCACTCTCTCTGATGGACCTGTGTAGGCGGTCGGTGAGGGTGGCATTAGGAAGAGACCGTCTGAGTGAAATCCATAGACTGCCGCTGCCGGCCTCTCTCAAGAACTACCTGCTCTACCAATGA